In a single window of the Rhizobiaceae bacterium genome:
- a CDS encoding efflux RND transporter periplasmic adaptor subunit, with amino-acid sequence MARYRFHKIAAVAVLVAFAAWMGTGKFSSVGSASAEGDGAEKAEQAKPADAEAKAELRTVAVMKPPRIEHARAIRISGQTQADKRAVLATRAGGVIAELPVKEGDRVKAGDLILRLEAEEKPAAIETATQLVNQREAELEAARQLSKTGNLAKLQLATAVSAVAAARSQLETARADLERTRIVAPFAGTVDDVIVELGASVRDGGEVATMLNLDPVIVKGEISERDLAHIRIGDKAEAALVNGDKVEGTVRYISREATAATRTYRVEIAIPNPDDRISAGMTAELTLRSTPVDAVALPRSVVTLSSTGDLGIRAVDDAGKVVFFSIDLVDDTPNGLLLAGIPDDARVIMAGQDLVKEGDQVKPVEADPALIQKLAQDATGTQ; translated from the coding sequence ATGGCCAGGTACAGATTCCACAAGATCGCGGCGGTCGCCGTGCTGGTCGCCTTCGCGGCATGGATGGGGACAGGAAAGTTCTCTTCGGTCGGCAGCGCATCCGCCGAAGGCGACGGCGCCGAAAAGGCGGAACAGGCCAAGCCGGCTGACGCCGAGGCAAAGGCGGAGCTGCGCACCGTCGCTGTGATGAAACCGCCGAGGATCGAGCACGCGCGCGCCATCCGCATTTCCGGCCAGACACAGGCCGACAAGCGCGCAGTGCTGGCCACGCGGGCCGGGGGTGTGATCGCCGAACTGCCGGTCAAGGAAGGCGACCGGGTCAAGGCGGGCGACCTGATTTTGCGGCTGGAAGCCGAGGAAAAGCCCGCGGCCATCGAGACGGCCACGCAACTCGTGAACCAGCGAGAGGCCGAACTGGAAGCCGCCCGGCAGCTTTCGAAGACCGGAAACCTTGCCAAGTTGCAGCTTGCAACCGCGGTTTCGGCGGTTGCGGCGGCGCGCTCGCAACTTGAGACGGCGCGCGCCGATCTCGAGCGCACCCGCATCGTTGCGCCCTTCGCGGGCACCGTGGACGACGTGATCGTCGAGCTTGGCGCATCGGTGAGGGACGGCGGCGAGGTCGCCACCATGCTCAACCTCGATCCGGTGATCGTCAAAGGCGAAATCAGCGAACGCGACCTCGCGCATATCAGGATCGGCGACAAGGCCGAGGCCGCGCTGGTCAATGGCGACAAGGTCGAAGGCACGGTGCGCTATATCAGCCGCGAGGCGACGGCGGCGACCCGCACCTATCGCGTGGAAATCGCGATCCCAAATCCCGACGACAGGATATCGGCGGGCATGACGGCGGAACTGACGCTGCGCAGTACGCCGGTCGACGCGGTCGCGCTGCCGCGCTCGGTGGTGACGCTTTCGTCAACGGGCGACCTCGGCATCCGCGCCGTTGATGATGCCGGCAAGGTCGTGTTCTTTTCCATCGACCTCGTGGACGACACGCCGAACGGCCTGTTGCTGGCGGGCATCCCGGACGATGCGCGCGTCATCATGGCCGGCCAGGACCTCGTCAAGGAAGGCGACCAGGTCAAGCCGGTCGAGGCCGACCCTGCCCTGATCCAGAAGCTTGCGCAGGACGCAACCGGTACGCAGTGA
- a CDS encoding molybdopterin-dependent oxidoreductase, whose product MASLGKIARRTFLLGAAAMAGGVAVGYWYVNRPYPNPLDGELEEGEASFNPFVKIGSDDTITIIAPRAEMGQGISTTLAAFVAEELDVTLDKIRVEHGPASYAYYNSEIMAEGGPFNFFDDSFLAELTRSALGSVGKVLGLQATGGSSSTRDGFDRMRQAGAATRAVLMQAAAKRLSVPQAELATENARIVHKGSGRSVSYGEVALDAARIGPPNSVRLRDRKDWKLLGKPQPRVDMMDKVTGAPIFGIDVRLPDMLYATVRISPVFGAKAVKADLSKAEALPGVVKVMPLETVYGSGFGVIAENTWVAFKAAEAIEVEWGAPNNSPDTDGLMQAIAEAAAKGEGDVMRDDGDVDVAFADAPQAQLVEAEYRVPYLSHAPMEPMNCTAQLKDGHLTIWAPNQMPTLIRWLCADLAGVSQEQTTVHTTSMGGGFGRRGELDYALFATLIAKEAGGRPVKMTWTREEDMQHDCYRPAYVARMRARLGADGMPEALDLRIAGQSIMASLVGRIFPGRSAPGPDRMTTDGAHNQPYTIPNYRVTGITAPLTLPVSFWRSVGNSQNGFFHESAIDEIAHAGKIDPVELRRKLMANYPAAVAVVDKVAAMSNWGETLSEGKAKGFAFSLSFGSWCGQVIQIAQTPEGIRLEKMWIAVDVGTALDPGIIDQQMVSGAIFGLSAAMNQKITFAEGRVEQSNFHDFDAMRMFQCPQFEVAVLENFHRMGGVGEVGTPPAAPALANAVFALTGKRVRSLPLSDEVTFV is encoded by the coding sequence ATGGCCAGCCTTGGGAAAATCGCTCGGCGAACCTTCCTGCTCGGCGCGGCCGCAATGGCGGGCGGCGTCGCGGTCGGATACTGGTATGTCAATCGGCCCTACCCCAATCCGCTCGACGGCGAGTTGGAGGAAGGCGAAGCGAGTTTCAATCCCTTCGTGAAGATCGGGTCCGACGATACGATCACGATCATCGCGCCGCGTGCCGAGATGGGACAGGGGATTTCCACTACGCTCGCGGCCTTCGTGGCCGAAGAACTCGATGTGACGCTGGACAAGATCAGGGTCGAGCATGGCCCGGCATCCTATGCCTACTACAATTCGGAAATTATGGCCGAGGGCGGGCCGTTCAATTTCTTCGACGACAGTTTTTTGGCCGAACTGACCCGCAGCGCTTTGGGATCGGTCGGCAAGGTGCTCGGCTTGCAGGCGACCGGAGGATCATCTTCGACGCGTGACGGGTTCGATAGGATGCGGCAGGCGGGCGCGGCGACGCGCGCCGTGCTGATGCAGGCCGCCGCGAAGCGCTTGTCCGTGCCGCAGGCGGAACTGGCCACCGAAAATGCCCGCATCGTGCACAAAGGCTCGGGCCGCAGCGTGAGCTATGGCGAGGTGGCGCTCGATGCAGCGCGCATCGGACCGCCGAACTCGGTTCGGCTTCGCGACCGCAAGGACTGGAAGCTGCTCGGCAAGCCGCAACCGCGCGTGGACATGATGGACAAGGTGACAGGCGCGCCGATCTTCGGGATCGATGTGCGCCTGCCCGACATGCTCTACGCCACCGTCCGCATCAGCCCCGTATTTGGCGCGAAAGCAGTGAAAGCTGACCTTTCAAAGGCCGAGGCGCTTCCCGGCGTGGTCAAGGTGATGCCGCTGGAAACGGTCTATGGTTCGGGTTTCGGCGTGATCGCGGAAAATACATGGGTCGCATTCAAGGCAGCCGAAGCCATTGAAGTCGAGTGGGGCGCTCCGAACAATTCCCCCGACACCGACGGCCTGATGCAGGCCATTGCCGAGGCTGCCGCAAAAGGTGAAGGCGACGTGATGCGGGACGACGGCGATGTGGATGTCGCCTTCGCCGACGCGCCGCAGGCGCAGCTTGTCGAGGCCGAATACCGGGTGCCCTATCTGTCGCACGCGCCCATGGAGCCGATGAACTGCACGGCGCAACTCAAGGACGGCCACCTGACGATCTGGGCGCCGAACCAGATGCCGACGCTGATCCGCTGGCTGTGCGCGGACCTTGCCGGGGTGTCGCAGGAGCAGACCACGGTGCACACGACCTCGATGGGCGGTGGGTTCGGGCGGCGCGGCGAACTCGACTATGCGCTCTTTGCCACCCTGATCGCAAAGGAGGCCGGCGGACGCCCGGTCAAGATGACATGGACACGCGAGGAGGACATGCAGCACGACTGCTACCGACCCGCCTATGTGGCGAGGATGCGGGCGCGGCTCGGCGCGGACGGCATGCCCGAAGCGCTCGACCTGAGGATCGCGGGACAGTCGATCATGGCAAGCCTCGTGGGCCGGATATTCCCGGGCCGCTCGGCCCCCGGCCCGGACCGGATGACCACGGACGGAGCGCACAACCAGCCCTATACGATCCCGAACTATCGCGTGACCGGGATAACCGCTCCGCTCACCCTGCCGGTGAGTTTCTGGCGTTCGGTCGGCAATTCGCAGAACGGCTTTTTCCATGAGAGCGCGATAGACGAAATCGCCCATGCAGGAAAAATCGACCCCGTCGAATTGCGGCGCAAGCTGATGGCGAACTATCCGGCGGCGGTCGCTGTGGTCGACAAGGTGGCGGCCATGTCGAACTGGGGCGAGACGCTGTCTGAAGGAAAGGCGAAGGGGTTTGCCTTCTCCTTGTCCTTCGGAAGCTGGTGTGGGCAGGTGATCCAGATCGCACAGACCCCGGAAGGAATCAGGCTGGAAAAAATGTGGATTGCGGTGGATGTCGGAACGGCGCTCGATCCGGGCATCATCGACCAGCAGATGGTCTCCGGTGCGATCTTCGGCCTGTCCGCTGCGATGAACCAGAAGATCACTTTCGCCGAGGGCCGCGTGGAGCAATCGAATTTCCACGATTTCGACGCGATGCGCATGTTCCAGTGCCCGCAATTCGAGGTCGCCGTGCTGGAAAACTTCCATCGCATGGGCGGCGTCGGCGAAGTGGGAACGCCGCCTGCCGCACCCGCGCTGGCGAACGCCGTGTTCGCGCTGACCGGCAAGCGTGTCCGCTCGCTCCCGCTGTCGGACGAGGTGACATTTGTGTAA
- a CDS encoding (2Fe-2S)-binding protein, which produces MRLIVNGNSLEIDVDPEMPLLWALRDIAGITGPKFGCGIAACGACTVHIDGVPVRSCSMPVGGVEGEITTIEGLSQDGKLHPVQQAWLETQVAQCGYCQAGQIMTAVALLDEIENPTDADIDNAMGGNLCRCGTYPRIRAAVKRAAALKTAGI; this is translated from the coding sequence ATGCGCCTGATTGTAAACGGTAATTCCCTCGAAATCGACGTTGATCCTGAAATGCCCCTGCTGTGGGCGCTGCGCGACATTGCCGGCATCACGGGGCCGAAGTTCGGATGCGGAATTGCCGCATGCGGTGCCTGCACGGTCCATATCGACGGTGTCCCGGTGCGTTCCTGTTCAATGCCGGTCGGCGGCGTCGAAGGCGAGATCACCACCATCGAGGGGCTTTCTCAGGATGGCAAACTGCACCCTGTGCAACAGGCATGGCTGGAGACACAGGTGGCGCAATGCGGATACTGCCAGGCAGGCCAGATCATGACGGCAGTTGCCTTGCTCGATGAAATCGAAAACCCGACGGATGCGGATATCGACAATGCAATGGGCGGCAACCTCTGCCGCTGCGGTACCTATCCACGCATCCGCGCGGCGGTGAAGCGCGCCGCAGCCCTCAAGACCGCGGGGATCTGA
- a CDS encoding TetR/AcrR family transcriptional regulator, with amino-acid sequence MPFDISLPSDGPDDAKKLRALEGAMKAFFSYGYQRTSMDDIAKAAGMSRPALYLLFRNKADIFQEGAVRVFERSAMRLENVLNGPGSLSERLFQSIDQGMISIMAKVNASPHGSELIDMKHELSGGFMHDWHERSVGLFKEAIEAEAASTGVDLAARGLTAQVLAELLVDGLEGVKHRVSDIETQRTALRQLIRVIELALKK; translated from the coding sequence ATGCCTTTCGATATTTCACTGCCCAGTGACGGACCGGACGATGCCAAGAAGCTGCGCGCGCTCGAAGGCGCGATGAAGGCATTCTTCTCCTATGGCTACCAGCGCACGTCGATGGACGACATCGCGAAGGCGGCGGGTATGTCGCGTCCGGCGCTCTACCTGCTCTTCCGCAACAAGGCGGACATATTCCAGGAGGGCGCGGTGCGCGTTTTCGAGCGCTCGGCCATGCGTCTTGAAAATGTTCTCAACGGTCCGGGCTCGCTTTCGGAACGCCTGTTTCAATCGATCGATCAGGGCATGATCTCGATCATGGCCAAGGTGAATGCTTCGCCGCACGGGTCCGAACTGATCGACATGAAGCATGAGCTTTCCGGCGGTTTCATGCATGACTGGCATGAAAGGTCTGTCGGGCTGTTCAAGGAGGCCATCGAGGCCGAGGCCGCGTCGACCGGCGTCGACCTTGCCGCGCGGGGCCTGACCGCGCAGGTGCTTGCCGAGTTGCTGGTCGACGGACTTGAGGGCGTCAAGCATCGTGTCTCGGATATCGAGACCCAGCGCACCGCGCTCCGCCAGCTTATCCGCGTCATCGAACTTGCATTGAAAAAATAG
- a CDS encoding MFS transporter — translation MNEHVQSRPSALSPLSHATFRAVWFASLLSNFGGLIQSVGSAWLMTSITTSSDMVALVQASTTLPIMLFSLASGAIADNFDRRRVILIAQGFMLVVSIALAACAWFGLITPWLLLAFTFLIGCGTALNNPSWQASVGDMVPRDHLPAAVALNSVGFNLTRSVGPAIGGAIVAAFGAAAAFVVNAFSYIALLIVIARWRPNIAKSSLPRETMGRAMTAGLRYVGMSPHIEIVLFRALLFGFTAIVILALLPLVARDLLGGGALTYGVLLGCFGVGAVCGAFIGGRARHHLSNELVVSISFAGFALCAVVCAYSTSIWQTGIGLLVGGACWVLALSLFNVTVQLSTPRWVVGRALALYQTAVFGGMALGSWIWGVVAESQGVAIALLYAAATMMVGVLAGLRFPMPTQQVLNLDPLNRWQQPDVALDLRPQSGPIFIVIEYIIRETDLPAFMEAMSERRRIRLRDGARQWELMRDLENPEIWRETYHAPTWVEYVRHNQRATHADAVIGETLRALHAGPNPPRVQRMIVRPTDWTEALQQVKPSLDIH, via the coding sequence ATGAACGAGCACGTCCAGTCACGTCCGTCCGCTCTCTCGCCGCTTTCGCATGCGACCTTCCGGGCGGTCTGGTTCGCGAGCCTGCTGTCCAATTTCGGCGGTCTGATCCAGTCGGTCGGATCGGCATGGCTGATGACCTCGATCACCACCTCAAGCGACATGGTGGCGCTGGTTCAGGCGTCCACCACCTTGCCGATCATGCTGTTTTCGCTGGCGTCCGGCGCGATTGCCGACAATTTCGACCGCAGGCGCGTCATCCTGATCGCGCAGGGCTTCATGCTCGTCGTGTCCATCGCTCTTGCAGCCTGCGCCTGGTTCGGACTGATTACGCCCTGGCTGCTGCTTGCCTTCACCTTTCTGATCGGTTGCGGCACTGCCCTCAACAACCCGTCCTGGCAGGCTTCCGTCGGGGATATGGTTCCGCGCGATCATTTGCCCGCAGCCGTCGCGCTTAACAGCGTCGGCTTCAACCTCACCCGCAGCGTCGGCCCGGCCATCGGCGGCGCCATCGTCGCCGCCTTCGGAGCGGCGGCCGCCTTCGTTGTCAATGCTTTCAGCTATATCGCCCTGCTGATCGTCATCGCGCGCTGGCGTCCCAATATCGCCAAGAGCAGCCTGCCGCGCGAGACCATGGGCCGCGCCATGACGGCGGGGCTGCGCTATGTCGGAATGTCGCCGCACATCGAGATCGTGCTGTTCCGCGCGCTGCTGTTCGGTTTCACGGCCATCGTGATTCTGGCGCTCTTGCCTCTCGTCGCGCGCGACCTTCTGGGCGGCGGCGCGCTGACCTACGGCGTGCTGCTTGGCTGTTTCGGCGTCGGTGCCGTCTGCGGCGCGTTCATCGGAGGCCGCGCCCGCCATCACCTCTCCAACGAGCTGGTCGTCAGTATTTCATTCGCGGGCTTCGCCCTTTGCGCCGTGGTCTGCGCCTACAGCACCTCAATCTGGCAGACTGGCATCGGGCTGCTGGTCGGTGGGGCGTGCTGGGTGCTGGCGCTTTCGCTGTTCAATGTGACCGTCCAGCTTTCCACCCCGCGCTGGGTGGTCGGGCGGGCGCTCGCCCTCTACCAGACAGCCGTCTTCGGCGGCATGGCGCTCGGCTCATGGATATGGGGCGTGGTCGCAGAATCGCAAGGCGTTGCCATCGCCCTGCTCTATGCCGCCGCCACCATGATGGTAGGGGTGCTTGCCGGACTGCGCTTTCCGATGCCCACCCAGCAGGTGCTCAATCTCGATCCGCTGAACCGCTGGCAGCAGCCCGATGTCGCGCTCGACCTGCGTCCGCAAAGCGGCCCCATCTTCATCGTGATCGAATACATCATCCGCGAGACCGATCTGCCTGCCTTCATGGAGGCCATGTCGGAGCGCCGCCGCATCCGGCTGCGCGACGGCGCCCGCCAGTGGGAGTTGATGCGTGATCTTGAAAACCCGGAAATCTGGCGCGAGACCTACCATGCGCCGACATGGGTCGAATATGTCCGCCACAACCAGCGCGCCACCCATGCCGATGCGGTCATCGGCGAGACGCTGCGCGCCCTGCATGCGGGACCCAACCCGCCTCGTGTGCAACGGATGATCGTGCGGCCGACGGACTGGACCGAAGCGCTCCAGCAGGTCAAGCCTTCGCTGGATATTCACTGA
- the rpmF gene encoding 50S ribosomal protein L32, translating to MAVPKKKTSPAKRGMRRSADALKAPAYVEDKNSGEMRRPHHIDLKSGMYRGRQVLEPKGN from the coding sequence ATGGCAGTTCCTAAAAAGAAAACCTCGCCGGCCAAGCGCGGAATGCGCCGCTCGGCGGACGCCCTCAAGGCTCCGGCCTATGTCGAGGACAAGAACTCGGGCGAGATGCGCCGCCCGCACCACATCGACCTGAAGAGCGGCATGTATCGCGGTCGCCAGGTTCTGGAACCGAAGGGCAACTGA
- the mtgA gene encoding monofunctional biosynthetic peptidoglycan transglycosylase, with protein MAAIRKLLGTSRKRIWLRRLAKAAIAIALVPVVLTILYIPFFVHPVSTLMIADLLMLRGYDRQWVALEDVAPVMRRSVIMSEDGQFCSHMGVDLGELKGEVEDLFAGRPTRGASTIPMQTVKNLYLWNGRSFVRKAVELPLAVYFDLVTPKHRILEIYLNIAEWGPNIYGIEAAAQHYFGVSAKNLSAQQAALLTAALPNPIARNPAKPQAGMRGVARVIQRRASRAGGYVGCVE; from the coding sequence ATGGCAGCAATTCGCAAGCTTCTCGGCACGAGCCGAAAGAGGATATGGCTGCGCCGCCTGGCAAAGGCGGCGATTGCCATTGCGCTTGTGCCGGTCGTGCTGACCATTCTCTATATACCCTTCTTCGTGCATCCCGTTTCCACGTTGATGATCGCGGACCTCCTGATGTTGCGCGGCTACGACCGCCAGTGGGTGGCGCTGGAGGATGTCGCCCCGGTCATGCGCAGATCAGTCATCATGTCGGAGGATGGCCAGTTCTGCTCCCATATGGGCGTCGACCTTGGCGAACTCAAAGGCGAGGTCGAGGACCTTTTCGCTGGCCGCCCGACGCGGGGCGCATCCACCATTCCCATGCAGACTGTCAAGAATTTATACTTGTGGAACGGCAGGTCTTTCGTGCGCAAGGCAGTTGAACTGCCGCTTGCCGTCTATTTCGACCTAGTTACGCCGAAGCATCGCATCCTTGAAATTTATCTCAACATCGCCGAATGGGGCCCGAATATCTATGGCATCGAAGCGGCTGCCCAACATTATTTCGGTGTTTCAGCTAAAAATCTTTCGGCACAGCAGGCAGCACTTCTGACCGCCGCCCTGCCCAATCCAATCGCCCGCAATCCGGCAAAGCCGCAGGCCGGCATGCGCGGCGTTGCCCGCGTCATCCAGCGCCGCGCCAGCCGGGCGGGCGGTTATGTGGGCTGCGTGGAATAG
- a CDS encoding polyprenyl synthetase family protein, translated as MLQTAHDDFEKALARRARAVEAELDAILASAPQTGEIARPDGLLAAMRHGVLNGGKRLRPFLVLESSALFGVRQDAALRVAAALECVHCYSLVHDDLPAMDDDDLRRGQPTVHRAFDEATAILAGDSLLTLGFDVLADPATELSADVRLSLVLSLSRAAGLGGMAGGQALDLAAERDVPDEAGIIRLQAMKTGALIRFACEAGAIAGNAGTADRERMAEFGAAIGLAFQLADDLLDLTSDVKTMGKATGKDRQAGKATLASLHGEDWARTQLRGLVSQAEELLAPYGESGSLLRAAARFVAERSH; from the coding sequence ATGTTGCAGACCGCTCATGATGATTTTGAAAAGGCGCTGGCCCGACGCGCCCGCGCGGTAGAAGCCGAGCTTGACGCTATCCTCGCTTCGGCTCCGCAAACGGGAGAAATCGCGAGGCCGGACGGCCTTCTCGCCGCGATGCGTCACGGTGTGTTGAACGGCGGCAAGCGGCTGCGCCCGTTCCTCGTGCTGGAGAGTTCGGCCCTGTTCGGCGTCCGGCAGGATGCCGCGCTTCGCGTTGCTGCGGCGCTGGAGTGCGTCCATTGCTACTCGCTGGTTCATGACGACCTGCCGGCAATGGACGATGACGATTTACGGCGTGGTCAGCCGACGGTGCATCGGGCGTTCGATGAAGCAACGGCGATCCTCGCGGGGGACTCGCTGCTGACGCTTGGCTTTGACGTGCTGGCCGACCCGGCGACCGAACTTTCGGCCGACGTGCGGCTGTCGCTGGTGCTGTCGCTGTCGCGGGCTGCCGGACTGGGCGGCATGGCGGGCGGGCAAGCGCTCGACCTGGCGGCGGAGCGGGATGTTCCTGACGAAGCCGGGATCATACGGTTGCAGGCCATGAAAACCGGCGCGCTGATCCGCTTCGCCTGCGAAGCCGGGGCCATTGCCGGAAACGCCGGAACCGCCGACCGCGAGCGCATGGCGGAATTCGGCGCGGCCATCGGCCTTGCCTTCCAGCTTGCCGACGACCTGCTGGACCTGACCTCTGACGTCAAGACCATGGGCAAGGCGACCGGCAAGGATCGGCAGGCGGGCAAGGCGACCCTTGCGTCGCTGCACGGCGAGGATTGGGCGCGCACCCAGTTGCGCGGCCTTGTCAGCCAGGCCGAGGAGTTGCTTGCGCCCTATGGAGAAAGCGGCAGCCTGTTGCGTGCGGCGGCGCGGTTCGTGGCCGAAAGAAGCCACTGA
- a CDS encoding lytic transglycosylase domain-containing protein, with protein MDSMQMPVTSWNRRIACCLAAALAFACLRTPALGAETDDRVGGPEPVHRICKLIQHHAELNDIPREFFARLIWKESRFDANAVSPAGAEGIAQFMPGTARLRGLQNPFDAPTAIAASAKYLGEMKRSYGNLGLAAAAYNAGENRVARWLSVGGFLPVETENYVLDIMGEPADNFADSAHTGTNRPLEEKRSFAEACRRLPVIQTATIPMASVHTKPWGVQLAGNFRRSAALQQWERIRGRYPSLLNDYEPVVSRKRMAFGPRAFYIVRIGIDNRTTAYKVCAQLRSVGGSCAVLRNR; from the coding sequence ATGGACTCGATGCAAATGCCGGTCACTTCCTGGAACAGGCGCATTGCATGCTGCCTCGCGGCGGCGCTGGCCTTTGCCTGCCTCCGAACACCCGCGCTCGGCGCCGAAACGGATGACCGCGTCGGCGGGCCGGAGCCGGTTCACCGCATCTGCAAGCTGATCCAGCACCACGCCGAGTTGAACGACATCCCCCGCGAATTTTTTGCGCGGCTGATATGGAAGGAAAGCCGCTTCGATGCCAATGCGGTCAGTCCTGCCGGGGCGGAGGGCATTGCGCAGTTCATGCCCGGAACGGCGAGACTTCGCGGATTGCAGAACCCATTCGACGCGCCAACGGCGATTGCGGCCTCAGCAAAATATCTTGGCGAGATGAAGCGCAGCTACGGCAATCTCGGATTGGCCGCCGCTGCCTATAATGCAGGCGAAAATCGCGTCGCGCGATGGCTTTCGGTCGGCGGTTTCCTGCCGGTCGAAACGGAAAACTACGTCCTCGACATCATGGGCGAGCCTGCCGACAATTTCGCGGATTCCGCGCACACGGGCACCAACCGCCCGCTGGAAGAAAAGCGCAGCTTCGCGGAAGCCTGTCGTCGCCTTCCGGTCATCCAGACCGCGACCATCCCGATGGCGAGCGTGCATACGAAGCCATGGGGCGTGCAGCTTGCCGGAAACTTCCGCCGCTCCGCCGCCTTGCAGCAATGGGAGCGCATCAGGGGCCGCTACCCAAGCCTTCTTAACGACTATGAGCCTGTGGTCAGCCGCAAGCGCATGGCTTTCGGGCCGCGCGCCTTCTACATCGTCAGGATCGGCATTGATAACCGCACCACCGCCTATAAGGTCTGCGCCCAGTTGCGCAGCGTCGGCGGCTCCTGCGCGGTGCTGCGCAACCGCTGA
- the ispG gene encoding flavodoxin-dependent (E)-4-hydroxy-3-methylbut-2-enyl-diphosphate synthase produces the protein MSGYFSSPFPRRRSVAVDVGGILVGGDAPVVVQSMTNTDTADVDQTVAQVAALHRAGSELVRITVDRDESAAAVPAIRERLDRLNINVPLIGDFHYIGHKLLADHPACAEALAKYRINPGNVGFKDKRDRQFAEIVEMAIRYDKPVRIGVNWGSLDQELLTRLMDENNANGSPLTAQQVTREAIVQSALLSAEAAEQIGLGRDKIILSAKVSQVQDLISVYAELASRSDHALHLGLTEAGMGSKGIVASSAAMGILLQQGIGDTIRISLTPEPNGDRTREVQVAQELLQTMGFRQFIPIVAACPGCGRTTSTVFQELAQTIQEDIRRNMPVWRERYPGVEELKVAVMGCIVNGPGESKHADIGISLPGTGETPTAPVYIDGQKAATLRGPDIARDFERMVADYIERRFGRGRQAAE, from the coding sequence ATGTCCGGATATTTCTCATCACCATTTCCGCGCCGCAGGTCGGTCGCCGTCGATGTCGGCGGCATCCTTGTCGGCGGCGACGCGCCTGTCGTCGTGCAGTCCATGACCAATACGGACACCGCCGATGTGGACCAGACGGTGGCGCAGGTCGCCGCACTGCATCGGGCAGGCTCCGAACTCGTCCGCATCACGGTCGACCGTGACGAAAGCGCGGCAGCCGTACCGGCCATCCGCGAACGCCTCGACCGGCTCAACATCAACGTGCCGCTGATCGGTGATTTCCATTACATCGGCCACAAGCTTCTGGCCGATCACCCGGCCTGCGCCGAAGCGCTCGCGAAATACCGTATCAATCCCGGCAATGTCGGCTTCAAGGACAAGAGGGACCGGCAGTTCGCCGAGATCGTCGAAATGGCGATCCGCTACGACAAGCCCGTCCGCATCGGCGTCAACTGGGGCTCGCTCGACCAGGAATTGCTGACGCGATTGATGGACGAGAACAATGCGAACGGTTCGCCTCTGACCGCGCAACAGGTGACGCGCGAGGCAATCGTGCAGTCGGCGCTGTTGTCAGCCGAAGCAGCCGAGCAAATCGGGCTTGGGCGCGACAAGATCATTCTCTCGGCTAAGGTCAGCCAGGTCCAGGATCTCATCTCGGTCTATGCGGAGCTTGCCAGCCGCTCCGACCATGCACTGCATCTCGGGTTGACCGAGGCGGGGATGGGCTCGAAGGGCATCGTCGCGTCGTCGGCGGCAATGGGCATCCTGCTGCAGCAGGGCATCGGCGACACGATCCGCATTTCTCTGACGCCGGAGCCGAACGGCGACCGCACGCGCGAAGTGCAGGTTGCGCAGGAACTGCTCCAGACCATGGGCTTTCGCCAGTTCATCCCGATCGTCGCAGCCTGCCCCGGCTGCGGGCGCACCACCTCGACGGTCTTCCAGGAACTGGCGCAGACCATACAGGAGGACATCCGCCGCAACATGCCCGTCTGGCGGGAGCGCTATCCGGGCGTCGAGGAACTGAAAGTCGCGGTGATGGGCTGCATTGTCAACGGGCCGGGCGAATCCAAGCATGCCGACATCGGCATCTCGCTTCCGGGCACGGGTGAGACACCGACCGCCCCGGTCTATATTGACGGACAGAAGGCCGCCACCTTGCGCGGCCCCGACATCGCCCGCGATTTCGAACGCATGGTTGCAGACTATATCGAGCGGCGCTTTGGCCGCGGACGCCAGGCTGCGGAATAA
- a CDS encoding type II toxin-antitoxin system PemK/MazF family toxin, which translates to MADKHYALVLSPERYNSIARLCILCPITSKAKGYPFEVEIPVGGKITGVVLSDQIKSLDWSQRNSEFVESRPELAGPVLGRVKAILTI; encoded by the coding sequence ATGGCGGACAAGCACTACGCGCTGGTGCTGTCGCCGGAGAGGTACAATTCGATCGCGCGCCTGTGCATTCTTTGTCCAATTACATCCAAGGCAAAGGGCTATCCTTTCGAGGTTGAAATTCCCGTTGGCGGCAAGATCACCGGGGTCGTCCTGTCAGATCAGATCAAGAGCCTCGATTGGTCCCAGAGAAACTCGGAATTTGTCGAAAGCCGTCCAGAACTTGCCGGTCCCGTATTGGGCAGGGTCAAGGCGATCCTGACCATCTAG